TGCTACAAGCGCAATCTGAACGAGCGAAAGAAGAAGGCAAAAATCCGTTTATGGATGTGTCTCTTCCTCAAGCCATTATTCGATTTAAGCAAGGCTTTGGGCGATTAATTCGCACGAAGGAAGACAAAGGATCTGTGTTTGTTTTAGACCGTCGCATCCAAACGACAAGATATGGAAAGTTATTTATCCGTTCTCTACCTGATGTGCCTGTTCATGAAGACAAACTCGAAACATTGCTCGATCAATTTGACGATTACTTGTAGAAGGAAAAGACGCACGATACAGTACTTATAAAAGTATGGATCCAGATACATACTAATTACTGTGTTGCTGAAATTTGGATCGGTTGAATAAGTGCGGAGGTTGTGTGTTTATGCGGGTACATCGATGGATTGTTCTATGTATGTTCGTTGTTTTTTTAATACGACCACAGGAGATTACAGCTCAAAGTAATTTTGGCTTAGAAAAAATGGTAAGGGAAGAAACAGAAGAAGTGGCTGCTCTTTTTTTAGATTTGCCAGAAGGTGAGGCGACGCTTCTCCATACACCTGATGATTTTAATGTGTTAATTGGTTCAGGTTCAGAGTCATCATTTGATGATTTGATCTTACGACTTGAGTGTTTAAACATCAAAAACATTGATCAATTTATTTTACCCAATCTAGATCAAACATATATCGGATCAGCTGAAAAAATCATCGATCAATTTAAGGTCTCACAATTAATTGTGCCAACAGAAGGACTTAATTGGACAAAAGAAACGTTTTCAGATGCTCCTGTTGAAATCATTAGCTGGCTTGTCGGAAACACATATGGAGTCCACCCAGATCTTCGGTTTTCAATCTATGAGAGTGGTAACAGTATTGTGTCGGCTTTAAATATGGATGTGGAATTTGGTCAATCTATGAGGATCTTTTTTGCCAACGAAGCATCGGAAAAGTTAGAAGAACGATGGATGGAACATGATCTTCAAACAGTCAATGTCTTGAAAGTGGCAGAGTATGGCAAAGGACAAGGAACGGGAGAAGCATTTTTAGAAGCATTAGACCCTGAAGTTGCTATTATTTATAATTTACAAGATCACCGAGTAAGTCAAGGTGTACTTGAACGGTTACAAGAAACGTGGATTGATACGTATGAAACAAAACAACATGGAACAATCCTCATCAAAGCAGAAAAAACGGATTACAAACTAATGACTATCCGTTTTTGAAAATAGGAAAGTAGGTGTTTATATGTCTTGTTTGATTCATTCAGTTGCGATTTATACGGGTGAAGAGAAAGTAGAGTGGCTTGAAACGGGATATGTATTAATTGAAGATGGCGTATTTACGAAGGTAGAAAGTGGGCAACCGCCACAGGCTCTTCAAGACGAAGCAGGTACTGTGATAGATGGACGTGGGAAATGGCTCACCCCAGGTATGGTAAATACACATGGTCACGTAGGCATGATGCTTTTACGTGGATATTCAGATGATTTACCTCTTGATCGGTGGTTAAAAGAAGAAATGTGGCCATTTGAAGCCAAACTAGATGCAGCATCTGTAAAAGCCGCTAGAGACCTGGGAATGGTTGAGATGATACGCTCAGGAACGACTACGTTTTTAGAGATGTATCACTTAAATATGCATCATTTTGCCGAGGATATTATTGAAGTAGGCTTACGAGCGACATTAGCGCGCTCAATGATTGGCCTTTGTTCAAAAGAAGAACAATTGGCGAAGTTAGAGGAAAGTGTAGATTTCGCAAAAACGTGGAATAACGCAGGAAATGGTAACATTACTACGATGTTAGCTCCGCACGCACCTTACACATGCCCGCCCAATTTTATCGAGAGCACTGTAGATGAAGCGGAAAAAATCAACGTGCCTGTACATATGCATGTCGCTGAAACACGTAAAGAAGTGAACGATCATATCAAGCAATACGGGGCGCACCCTGTTTCTCATTTAGAACAAATGGGTGTATTAGACCGAGTTAAATGGTTATTTGCCCATAGCGTCCATGTAAACGATGAACAGATGGAACTTCTTCGCAAATATGACGTGGCTATAAGTCATAACCCGATTAGCAATTTAAAGTTAGGTTCTGGAGTGGCACCTATTCCAGCTATGCTTAAAAAAGGTATTAGAGTTGGTATTGGGACAGATAGTGTTGCTTCAAATAATACGTTGGATATGTTTGAAGAAATGAGGATGGCTGCCTTGATTCATAAAGGCATGAACGAAGATCCTGTTGTCATTAATACAAAAACCGCACTTAAATTAGCTACAAAAAATGGTGCCGAAATGTTAGGATTTAAGAATCTAGGTTTAATCAAAGTGGGATACCAGGCTGATTGTATCATGATTGATTCTGATGTTGCCCATCTACAACCAACAACAAACCCTATCTCACATCTTGTTTACGCAGCGAAAGGATCGGATGTGACCGATGTATTCGTCGGAGGTCGACAACTGATGAGAGACCGTGAGTTACTAACAATTGATGAAGAAAAAATCATCTCGCAGTCAAACGAACACTTTAAACGAATTCATGCTTCTATTTAAATTAAATCCCGCACATTTATGCGGGATTTACATGAGGTGTGAGCTTATTTAATGGTATTTATTGTGTTGATTACATTCTTGCTCGGTCGTTGCAGACGGTTTTTTTTTGTAATATGCAGGGAAATTTGTTTGGCGAATCGAAATGGGAAACAATTGATGCCAACTCATACCGCTGCGACCGACAAATGAAATGGTGTCCTTTTGCTTTTGGAATAAAGAGGCGGTATTAGAATGCGTTGGCATTACGTTCGCCTCCTTTCTTTAGCTTACGATTAGTATGACCTCAAATGAATTTGCTATGACTAGAAAAATTTGATGAAAAAGGTTCAATGAAAGAAAACGGAGGAGAATAAAAATGAATAAAAAAATGGAAGTTATGTCTACAGTTAGAGTGCAAAAAGCAAGTGATTTGTACAAAATCGTGGATTCACTAAACCGTACGTTGAAAGAACAAGATTTAATGTTTGGATTATCAATGGATGAAAAAAATGAGGAACAAATGGTCTTTACGATCTACCGTACATAGGTGATTTGAAAATGAAGAAATGGTTATTGATTGTTTTGATTAGTTTGTTTTTCATTGTAGTTGGAACAAGTGCATTCGTTTATCAACTCGTTCGTGAACCGCTTGTTGAAAACTATGAGCAGGCTAATCAATATATTGTAGAGAATTCCTTGCTTGATACGATGGGTGAGATTAGTTATTATCACGGAACAAAGGCATATTATGTTGTCGCTGGGATTGATGAAGATGGGGATGAATCTATTGTTTGGGTGAACGAAGACTTTACTAATTCGGTGCAAAGAAAAGCAAGTGAAGGTATAACTTATGAAGAAGCCTTAAACCATGTACGAAATGACATTGATGGTTCAGCGGTTACGAATATTCGGCTAGGGTATACAAGGGGAACTCCTATATATGAAATTATGTATACCGATGAAACTGAACGTCAAGGGTACTACTATGTTACGTTTGAAGATGGTACTTTTTTAAAACGATACAGTATTCGGTCTCATATGATAAATTGATCAGGATAAATGTTTGTCTTTTCTGAATCTACACTTGATTCATGTGAGAGGACACATTATAGTAGTAATTAGTGATGAGAAAGGGAGTTGACGATTGAGAATGAAATTAGCACAAAGAGTTTCTGCATTAACAGCATCTACGACTTTAGCTATTACAGCTAAAGCAAAAGAATTGAAAGAACAAGGGCATGATGTGATTGGTCTTGGTGCTGGAGAACCCGATTTTAACACACCTCAATACATTATCGATGCAGCGGTTCGATCAATGGAAGAGGGCCATACGAAATACACGCCATCTGGCGGCTTATTACCACTTAAACAAGCAATTATTGATAAATTTAAACGTGATCAACAACTAACATATAATCCTAATGAAATTATCGTCGGTACGGGAGCTAAACATATTCTTTATACGTTGTTTCAAGCCTTACTTGACGAAGGCGATGAAGTGATTATCCCAACACCATACTGGGTTAGTTACCCAGAACAAGTGAAGTTAGCAGAAGGGGTTCCTGTTTACATCGAAGGACTTGAGAGCAATGAGTTTAAAATTACAGCCGAACAGTTGGAGTCCGCTATTACGGAACATACGAAAGCGATTATTTTAAACTCACCAAGTAACCCAACAGGCTCTCTCTATACGAAAGAGGAATTACAAGAACTAGGTGAAGTGTGTTTGAAACACGATGTTCTCATTGTTTCAGATGAAATTTATGAGAAGCTTGTTTACGGAGGTGTGATACATACGTCGATTGCTGAAGTATCTCCTGAATTAAAACAACAAACTGTGGTTGTTAACGGTGTTTCTAAATCACATTCAATGACAGGCTGGAGAATTGGTTATGCAGCAGGTGCCGTTGAGCTGATCAAAGCAATGACGAACTTAGCTAGTCACAGCACCTCAAATCCAACGACAAGTGCCCAGTACGGTGCCATAGCTGCTTACAATGAAGATGATGGTTCTGTTGAAGAGATGAGAAAAGCATTTGAAGATCGTTTGAACAAAGTATATGACAAACTTATCGCTATTCCTGGTGTATCATGTGTAAAGCCAAAAGGCGCATTTTACCTGTTCCCAAATGTCAGTGATGCAGTAAAAATTAATGGTTATACAGATGTTGATACATGGGTCAAAGATTTATTAACGGAAGAAAAAGTAGCTTTAGTACCAGGTTCAGGCTTTGGTGCACCAAATAACGTACGTTTATCTTATGCAACTTCATTAGACGTATTAGAGAAAGCTCTAGAGCGGATCGAACGCTTTGTTCGCAGTAAAACAAAGTAATCCCAAAGAAAACACTCCTCCACACGTAAATGTTTTTTGGTGTTGGGGGGGTTTTTCTTTGATAGCCGTTGACTTCAATTTTCTGTGAAGGGTATAATGAGGATTGGTATACATAGCTTTTGTGAAGTGATGGAGGGAATAAAGTGAAAACAACAATTGCCAAAGTTGGTCAACATGTCGAGCAAGAAGTACGAATTGGTGCTTGGCTAGCAAATAAACGTTCAAGTGGTAAGATCGCTTTTTTACAACTACGTGATGGGACTGGATTTATTCAAGGTGTCGTCGTGAAAGCAGATGTTGGTGAAGAGGCTTTTCAAGCTGCTAAAAACTTAACGCAAGAAAGTTCTTTATATGTAACAGGTACTGTTCGTGAAGACGAACGTGCTCCATCAGGATATGAGTTGACGGTTACAAAGGTTGAAGTGATTCATGAAGCCATTGATTACCCGATTACACCTAAAGAGCATGGAATTGAATTCTTAATGGATCATCGTCATTTATGGTTACGCTCTAAGCGTCAACATGCTGTGATGAAAGTTCGTAACGAAATTATACGCGCGACCTATGAATTCTTTAATGACAACGATTTTGTTAAGGTTGACCCACCAATTTTAACAGGTAGTGCACCAGAAGGAACAACCGAGTTATTTGCAACAAAATACTTTGATGAAGATGCTTATTTATCTCAAAGTGGACAACTTTATATGGAAGCTGCTGCGATGGCACTTGGCCGCGTATTCTCATTTGGTCCAACTTTCCGTGCGGAAAAATCAAAAACTCGCCGTCATTTAATTGAATTTTGGATGATCGAACCAGAGATGGCATTTGTCGAGTTTGATGAGAATCTTGAAGTTCAAGAACAGTATGTATCATATATCGTGCAGTCTGTCTTGAAAAACTGTCAATTAGAGCTGAAAACATTAGGTCGTGACACATCAAAACTTGAAAAAATTCAAGCGCCATTTCCACGCATTTCTTATGATGATGCTATTACGTTCTTACATGAAAATGGCTATGATGATATTGTTTGGGGCGATGATTTCGGAGCACCACATGAGACAGCGATTGCCGAATACTACGAAAAGCCGGTATTTATCACTCATTACCCAACGTCATTAAAGCCTTTCTATATGCAGCCTGATGCTAATCGTGACGATGTTGTGTTATGTGCAGACCTTATTGCTCCAGAAGGTTATGGTGAGATTATTGGTGGATCAGAGCGCATTCATTCTCCAGAATTACTTGAACAACGTATGAAAGAGCATGATCTATCACTTGATTCTTATCAGTGGTATTTGGATTTACGTAAATACGGATCTGTTCCTCATTCAGGATTTGGATTAGGACTTGAGCGTACGGTTGCCTGGATCTCTGGGGTAGAGCATGTACGTGAATCCATTCCGTTTCCACGTTTATTAAATCGTCTATACCCATAATAAATACAACAAGAAAGCCTCAGTTTCTTCCTGAGGCTTTTTCCTTTTTACTGCTTGATTTCCAAGGGGTAGAGACACAAAATTAGTTAAACGATAAGAAGGAATTTGCCAACGACGAACGATACGTTGCATGTTATAATAGCGACTAGAGGTGTTAGTATGAATCAGAAATTTTTCTTGCAGTGGATGAAGCAAAAGCAAGTAACAATCCCAGTTCTTCTCATGGAACATTATGCTGAATTAGGGCTTAATGAGAGAGAGTTTATGGGTGTCCT
Above is a genomic segment from Bacillus sp. FJAT-45037 containing:
- the asnS gene encoding asparagine--tRNA ligase yields the protein MKTTIAKVGQHVEQEVRIGAWLANKRSSGKIAFLQLRDGTGFIQGVVVKADVGEEAFQAAKNLTQESSLYVTGTVREDERAPSGYELTVTKVEVIHEAIDYPITPKEHGIEFLMDHRHLWLRSKRQHAVMKVRNEIIRATYEFFNDNDFVKVDPPILTGSAPEGTTELFATKYFDEDAYLSQSGQLYMEAAAMALGRVFSFGPTFRAEKSKTRRHLIEFWMIEPEMAFVEFDENLEVQEQYVSYIVQSVLKNCQLELKTLGRDTSKLEKIQAPFPRISYDDAITFLHENGYDDIVWGDDFGAPHETAIAEYYEKPVFITHYPTSLKPFYMQPDANRDDVVLCADLIAPEGYGEIIGGSERIHSPELLEQRMKEHDLSLDSYQWYLDLRKYGSVPHSGFGLGLERTVAWISGVEHVRESIPFPRLLNRLYP
- a CDS encoding cell wall elongation regulator TseB-like domain-containing protein, coding for MKKWLLIVLISLFFIVVGTSAFVYQLVREPLVENYEQANQYIVENSLLDTMGEISYYHGTKAYYVVAGIDEDGDESIVWVNEDFTNSVQRKASEGITYEEALNHVRNDIDGSAVTNIRLGYTRGTPIYEIMYTDETERQGYYYVTFEDGTFLKRYSIRSHMIN
- a CDS encoding ComEC/Rec2 family competence protein, with protein sequence MRVHRWIVLCMFVVFLIRPQEITAQSNFGLEKMVREETEEVAALFLDLPEGEATLLHTPDDFNVLIGSGSESSFDDLILRLECLNIKNIDQFILPNLDQTYIGSAEKIIDQFKVSQLIVPTEGLNWTKETFSDAPVEIISWLVGNTYGVHPDLRFSIYESGNSIVSALNMDVEFGQSMRIFFANEASEKLEERWMEHDLQTVNVLKVAEYGKGQGTGEAFLEALDPEVAIIYNLQDHRVSQGVLERLQETWIDTYETKQHGTILIKAEKTDYKLMTIRF
- a CDS encoding amidohydrolase, with the protein product MSCLIHSVAIYTGEEKVEWLETGYVLIEDGVFTKVESGQPPQALQDEAGTVIDGRGKWLTPGMVNTHGHVGMMLLRGYSDDLPLDRWLKEEMWPFEAKLDAASVKAARDLGMVEMIRSGTTTFLEMYHLNMHHFAEDIIEVGLRATLARSMIGLCSKEEQLAKLEESVDFAKTWNNAGNGNITTMLAPHAPYTCPPNFIESTVDEAEKINVPVHMHVAETRKEVNDHIKQYGAHPVSHLEQMGVLDRVKWLFAHSVHVNDEQMELLRKYDVAISHNPISNLKLGSGVAPIPAMLKKGIRVGIGTDSVASNNTLDMFEEMRMAALIHKGMNEDPVVINTKTALKLATKNGAEMLGFKNLGLIKVGYQADCIMIDSDVAHLQPTTNPISHLVYAAKGSDVTDVFVGGRQLMRDRELLTIDEEKIISQSNEHFKRIHASI
- a CDS encoding pyridoxal phosphate-dependent aminotransferase, which gives rise to MKLAQRVSALTASTTLAITAKAKELKEQGHDVIGLGAGEPDFNTPQYIIDAAVRSMEEGHTKYTPSGGLLPLKQAIIDKFKRDQQLTYNPNEIIVGTGAKHILYTLFQALLDEGDEVIIPTPYWVSYPEQVKLAEGVPVYIEGLESNEFKITAEQLESAITEHTKAIILNSPSNPTGSLYTKEELQELGEVCLKHDVLIVSDEIYEKLVYGGVIHTSIAEVSPELKQQTVVVNGVSKSHSMTGWRIGYAAGAVELIKAMTNLASHSTSNPTTSAQYGAIAAYNEDDGSVEEMRKAFEDRLNKVYDKLIAIPGVSCVKPKGAFYLFPNVSDAVKINGYTDVDTWVKDLLTEEKVALVPGSGFGAPNNVRLSYATSLDVLEKALERIERFVRSKTK
- a CDS encoding YpmA family protein encodes the protein MNKKMEVMSTVRVQKASDLYKIVDSLNRTLKEQDLMFGLSMDEKNEEQMVFTIYRT